The nucleotide sequence CTCGTACTTCTTCAGCCCAGATATAGTTGAATCCAGAGGTTTAAGGCATGCCGGTTATCCATTGAGAAGCTGGATTTATAGCGCTGTTATTACCTATTAGTCAGCATCATGAATTTTGGTTCTACCATGTTTGACGCCAAAATTTCCAAAAATAAAAACTCTACTGCAGGTCCGCGATTCCAAGGGGCACACAGACCTACAGCAGCTTACACAAGAGGCAGGACTTGAAAACCACCGATGGGTGTTTGGAGCTAGAGAGCTATACCGCTGGTGAAGCTTGAACTGTGTTTGATACACGTAACAGCAGCCCATATCTTTGGCATAGTTGTGAGATTACTTGTGTCTAGTGGAAATAgaagtattttttttcttcttccttttggTGCCCTCGTTGAGCTTTTCTCATGGGCTAAGCATAGCCCCCATCTCTTCTGTCCACACTGTTTTTACCTGTGAGGCATGGTCGCCCAAAGTGTCGGTTTTTATCCTTCTGTTTGCTGTAGCAAAAGTATCAGTTCTGTTGTTTCATATTTGTGTTCACATCTGAATTCCCAGTTGCCGCACAGTGTTTGTGCTAATTGCTGTGATCTGCAATGCAACGCCAACCACCCGGGTGTTTGGGGGGACAAAATGTGGACGTTTGAGACCAGTGCAGTGCTGCTGATGGCTCACTTTGCTGTTGTCCGTGGCTGTGCCTGAGAGTGCCTCTGAACCTAACCTCGTGAATGGACAAATCCGACGGCACATTTGAACAGCACCCCCAAAAGCGACGTTACCCCTGCCATGGAGCACGCAGATCGCGTGATCAGCACTGCAAGGGCTTCCTTCTTCAGAAAGTGTCTGGACATGAAAATTCCTGCAAGCACCAGCCAACAGCATGAGCTGCTGATATAGCAGAGGATCACACTCCAGAAATCTTTGCAGCACAACGAGTAGGAAATCTTTGCAGCACAACGAGTAAGAATCATTGTCATCCAGGGTCCCAAACAAATCTCTATGCTCGCAGGCAACAATCCAGAATTGATTGGTCCAAAATCTGAATTTGAAACGCAGAATACACACAGGATAGACAGACTAGTATTTGTGACCACTAGGTGGGTTCACAAGGAAAATGTTTGGAACACAGCAACACGACTGGGACGCCCAGAATACACAAATCATGGATATAGTTTCGTGAAATCAAGTCACTGGAGAGGCCTAAACTCCATCCGGATGAATGCCGAATCCCTCCCTGCTACTCAATCTGCATGCCGTAGGCTGTACCATATTCACCTGTATGATTCGGTGCGTTTGGGCTTGCTTTGGACCACTGCCTCAATCCTGTCGAGAACCTCCGGCGTCAGCAGTGGAATGACATCTAGAGCCTTCATGTTCTCCACGATCTGTTCATGCGGTTTGCCAAATGGGTCAGAGTATTCCTTACCATGTAGACATGCTTGCTTAGAGCAGTAGAGATCCTCTGAAGAACACGAGTTTGGAAAATGTACCTGGCTTTCTTTGGTGGCTCCAGTGATCACAGATGAGACGTTGGGGTTTGATGCACACCAAGCAATTGAGAGTTGAGCTAACGAAACGCCAAGTTCAGCGGCGATAGGTTTTAGCCCATTCACTTTTCGAAGTGTGTCGTCAAGCAGGGACCTATTCGCCAGGTTCTGGAAACCCAAGGCAAGGAACGGATTAGCTATAAAATACTCAGAAGAAATAACAACAAAATAAAGATATGTTAGGTTATACATAACAAACAGATAAAACAGAACTGAAACCAGTAGCTGCTACAAAGTAAAGTTAATTCCTGCAAAGATATGCTAGGTTATACATTGATTATGCAGTGGGCCACCTGTGATCTGCCGATCATGAGCTCATGTCTGATGATTATGATACATTAGCAATGCAGTTGAACACTGGTGTTGCTTAACGAAAATTGGTAATTTTGCTATTTTAGTTGTTATCTCCACAGAAGCAATTGTCGAAGTGGAATTGTAGAATAGAATGTGATACGATGATTCTGGTATGGTTTCTCTTGGCTCTTTGGTTCATTTGGGGGATTGCATCCTGAAAGGTGTTGAGTACTGGCATAATATAAAAGGTTCCCCCAAATACCTTGTAATTGTCTAGGGCAAACCTGCTATCAGCAGGTACATTCCCTTTGCTATATTTGCCGGTTAGTACTCCTGAAGCTAGAGGACTCCATGTAGTCAAACCAATGCCATAGGTGCTGTAAAGTGGCATGAACTCAGACTCAACCTGCAGAAAAGTAGTGTGCTATTAGTTCTTGTAACATAAACTGCATGCATAGGATGATCTGTTTTAGTCTTTTAGACCTTTTTTTCTTGAAATCATTCAAGAGCAAATAGTGTTTATTATCAAACCATGGAATCTCAAATAGAATACATCCGCACAGAGAAGGAATATCACAGACACAAATAAACATGAATGATTCTAGTCACGCAAAATGGCAGTTCCCTACCAGAAAGTCTCTTAGGCATGCAACAAACTGTATCTGAATCACTAGAAACTGAAGGAAAATCATATGGCACCCTCGTTCTAAAATACCATGTTACAATGTTTCAAAAATCATGTATGTAGTATACCTAGAGTTAAGTGTAGCCACAACAATTCAGTTTGAAATTCATCTTTGATGCTGAGATTAAAAAAACAGAAGTGTCACTGTCAAcacatgatgaacagtgccaggtTGACTGCTTGtctattttgattcttggcatCTAGGATGAATTTCAAACTGAATTGTTGCGGCTATACTTAACTTTATGTGTACTACATCCATGGTTTTTGTGATGATTTTAAGCTAACAAGGGCGCCAACCCCCCTGGGCACCAAATCTGCACTCAGAGACTGAAATTAAGCAATATCGTATAACACTAAAGGCAAACCTGACTATTTCAAGCTcttgttttaaaaaaaaattatgctcACTGAATTTTGACATAAAATGGACATGGAAGATGAGGAATCCAAGTCAAGTTATGAAATAATATAACTGAAGGATGAGGAATATCCCAAGTCAAATGTACCTAAATGCCATGTGCCATGACTGACAAAACATGTAAACTAAGATGTTAGGATACCCTAGGCACTCAAGATGCAGATTGAATCTCCTTTTTTTTTCCTGAATCGAGGCTGTCCCCCATTTCCATTAACAAAAACAGAAATACAAGCAATCGACAGAGAACGGAGTTAGACTAGGAAGCAGACAAGCAAATAAGACGCATGGGAATCCTAAATCAGGAGCTCCTCTGAAAGGTAAACTACATAACTTGCTGTTTCAATTTCTGTAAAAAAAATCATGtttcatttggatctaccatagGTAATGCAGTTTAATATCCCAGGCTGCCATAATTATTCAGGTATCGACCAAGAAAAAAACCTTGCAGTAATAGGCTAATAGCTACCCACTACCTTGTACCATTAACCACAGCCAATTGAccaaactttttttttgtttggttccaTCCTGAACTTTGTAACACTTCTACATCCTAGCTGCATCACTTCAGTGTAGTAAGAGTTAAAATCAAACTCCAACTTGCCAAGGCAACTTGCATGACTTATAATAATCTTGTGTAGTGAGCTCCTAACCTGGAATGAGCAACCACCGCCGACTAATTGAATGCAACATTGACAGTGATAGGTTGGTGGCTTCAGTTTGATAGTGAGTTCAGACCAATAATAAAATTGCTCGACTAAAACTAAACATCAAGCTGAGTTTCTATTGTTGGGAAAAAAGTCCCTTCCAGTCTTGCACTAAGCTGTCCATAGCATGGTGCTAGACCAAACCTTTCACCATCAGCATTTGCTGTCTTGTGCCTGGGATCCTACATGGCGCAAAGGCATACACGACAATGCATAGCTTTCATCGCTGTCTAGTTTGGTAGCTATACTATTCCTGGAGCTGTAGGTTACATCAAGAAAGATCAGTTTTTTTAAAGAAGTAATTACACTCCTGGATACGAATTGATAATTACATCATACTATCTGCCTATCTGGACGCTGAGAAAGGGGATACGTCATCATCATTGGAACAAACCAATCCTCTCATGAGCAAACGAAGCCAGGTAGGCTGCTGATGGAGAATGCATCTACTTTGCATCATCAGAGAAGGGTATATGTCATCATTAGAACAAACCAATCCTCTCTCATAAGCAAACGAAACCAGGTAGGTCGCTGATGGAGAAAAATAGATCTACTTTGCATCATCAAAGGGAGAATAAATGGCAAGAAGAACCATTATTCCGTGATCCGACCAACACAGACAATGTACGATGCTGACATACCTTCGCAGGAGCCGAAATCGTACAGAACTAGAATTAAACCAAACCTGCCCTTCGCATCCATTTCAACAGTCCTGTGCTCCCGGACATGGAAAAAACTGCCGCCACTGCTCCAGAGTCAAAGATCCGGAGAGTACGGCTAACTGAATAATACTACTATACAATATTGAAGAGAAGTACTAACAGTTTAATTAGGAGGAAGTAATAGGCCATCTGGGATTCGCAAGTGCGGGTGAACAGCGTCGCAAGTACCAAACCAAGGCGTGAAATCCACCTCGGGGATAGGATAGGATTGTATCGTACGGGAGAGAGGTGCCGCCGCAGCAGTGATCTGCGGGCGAATCGGGTTCGAGACTTGGGAGAGAATGAACAGCGATCTAGACCTCACCTTGTGCCTGGAGAAGAGGTTGTACTCCGGCTGCTCGACGATGGGTCCGACGAGGTCGAGGCGGTTGGCGACGGCCCAGGCCTCGGTGATCTGCTGCGCGGACCACTCGGAGGTGCCCCAGTAGAAGGCCCATCCCTGGTCGATGACCCAGTTCATGGCGCGCACCGTCTCCTCGACGGGCGTGGAGGCGTCGGGGCGGTGGCAGTAGACGACGTCGACGTAGTCCATGTCGAGGCGGCGGAGCGAGCCGCGGAGGCCCTCGACGATGTGCTTCCGGGAGAGGCCCTTGTCGTTGGGGCCCTGGCCGCCCCAGAAGAGCTTGGTGGAGATGACGACGTCGGAGCGGCGCCAGCCCAGGTCCCGGATGGCCTGCCCCATGATCTCCTCGGCGCGCCCGTTGGCGTACACCTCGGCGTTGTCGAAGAAGTTAACGCCCACGTCCCGGCAGGCCTGCAGCAGCGCCTTGGCCTCCTTCACGTCCAGCTGGTTGCCGAAGGTCACCCACGCGCCGTACGAGAGCTGGCTCACGCGGAGCCCCGACCGGCCCAGGTTCTTGTACTGCATCCTGCCCTGCCCTTAGCCTTCCTGGTTCCTCGCCTGGCGATCTGCGCGGAGGAGGCGGGGAGGACGAGGGCCCGAGGGGAGACGAAGCGCAACTGAACAAGGCaacggaggggaggggaggggaggggaggcgaggcgaggacgaggaggaaggctGGAAGGCCGGCTGCGGGCTGCGGCTGCTCATTTCTACTGGACCGGACCTGGACGGCGACACCGCGGTCGGACAGGTGGACCAGGCTGTACGGGGCCCACCTGCCAGCGGCACTTGGGGGGAACCGTTGTCACGTGGTGTGTGTGGGGagtggtgtggtggtgtgtgGTCCCCCGCCCCCCGATCATTCAGAGAGGCGCGGCCTGCctgacactgacatgtggggtagAACGCTCAATGACACTGGAGTCGAGAACGACCCCACGTCCCCGGCGACCAGAGCCTGTTCGGAAGACCATACCATATCGTAAATTatttattgctggctggtttggtgtaagagaaaaacactcggtctgttcgctggttggtttctgggctggtttgggctggctggtgctggtttgttgtgagagaaaaacactgttggctgactggtttgggctggctgaaaccaacaaacgaacaggctgaatatttctaactaaaaatttacgatcgtttaagAACAAGCGAAACGGTAACGACGCCATTGCCGGCCTGCCGGCCGGGCGGCCGCCCTGCGACCGTGACTCCTCGCCCTGGTGGTTTCTGCTGCCGGCGTGTAGCAATCCCTTTTTTTTTTCGACTTGCGTGTAGCAATCCATGGATGCGAGTGAATTGGACCATCTCGTGGAGTGGTACGCTGGTGCTGCCTTCGTCCTATATACCCTTGATTCAAACACCAAGAATCTTATTTAATTCTCTCTTAACACCACTATTACGTATCGCTTAGGAGCACTTGCATGTGCCTGGCATGCTTCCCAGTATagcatccaaacatgccctaaaagcATGAAATGAAATTCTATAGTACTCTATCCAATCCATTTTATTAgatatagggcctgtttggtatgGCTGTGGGTCCGTCAGTAGTTTTTCTCTCAGAAGCCCTACCAAATACTTTAGAAGGAGAAGTCACTTTTTGGTGAATAAATAGAGGATCTGGACTACTAGAGCCGTTTTTTTTTTTCTGCCAGGAGCCCTACTAAACATGCCCATCGTTTACCATGACACGGTATTTCAAGCTATATTTTAATCATTTCATTTATTTTGTAGTATATTTTTTTATAACTTATGATCATTAGATAGATAGTGTATTTAATTCTAAATCTAACCGTAcaaatgttttataattatatttAAAAATTGTTGACCTAAATTGATCAAAGATCCTAAAGTTTAAATCTTGTTATGCATATATTGGAACATTGTTCACTAGAGTCAGACAACGCGTTCGGCTGGTATACTCCcgtcttgtttcagcttattatCTTTCACAAAACACTATTAAATCATCCAGAACCATCCAAAATCTACTATTCAATGCACCAGCCGAACGCTCTGAAACTCTCTTAAGTTAACTAAATTTGTGTAAAAACACTGATACTTATTATACTAAATACACCGTTCATTCCAAACTACTAGAAGCCATTTTGATTTATCTAGATGCGTAGTTTTTACTGGCCCTATTCGCTTCACTGAAAAGTCatgctgaaaagtactgttcattgatttgttatgagagaaaaatattataccatgactgataagttcaagcgaacagagaTGTTTCATAACTGAGTATATCTAGGTATATAATTAAAGCTATGTATATATAGAAAACAAAACGACTTACAATCAGAATGGATAATATTTAGATACTATTAGATTCATAATGATATATTTCCATATTGTTTCTATTTAATCCATTAGCTAGAGCTAAAACGATTGAACTCGAATCAAacatagggccttgtttagattgcaaatttttgcaatctggacactgtagcacgtttcgtttgtatttgacaaactttgtccgatcatggactaactaggctcaaaagattcgtctcgtgatttgcaaccaaactgtgcaattagttatttttttatctatatttaatgctccatgcatgtgtttcaaaattgatgtgatgaaaaaaataaaaaaacttagaattttgagaTAATCTAAATAAGGCCTAGGATCGCACTTTTTTTTCTAAACGAACCATCAATCACGTTCATGTACGTCAGCGGTGACGGGGCCTTGGAATTGAATGAAAGGATCCAATCCAAATCCAAAGATCCGATGCCCGCGCCGCCCCACGTCATGTGGCTGCGCTTGCGCATGTGATGCGTGGGCTTTTTTTTTTTATCTctttgtgtgtgcgcgcgcgcacgTTCAGTGTGACAGTGTCACGCTCGGACCCGGGACCTGGACGGACGGATCTACAGCCTACGAGAGTGAACGACCGTGGATAAGTTAGAAGAATATATTTCTCTCGCACCGAACCATCAGCATCCATGATCGTATACGATCACCGGCCGAACTGGCTGCTACCAGGCGGGTGCTCGGCTGCTCGCATCTGCAGTTCTCCGATGCTGTGTGCTGTCTGTGCACAGTGGCCACGTGTGAGTCGTGACAGATCCAAATCCGATGCGACCACGGACGCGAAGAAGCGAATAGGACGCTGCAGGATCTGGATGCACGCAGCCTAGGCCACTGAACTCGATTTTGGATGGAATCCAGCCCTGAACGTGCCATTCCGATGAGCAGGAGACGTAGCCCGTTCAGCTTACCCTATATTGAGGTTGTTCGACTTATTTTTGctatcgaaacagtatttttctttcacaacaattcaaccagaacagtgttttcagccaagattcagcaagtcgAACGAGGCCGCTATAGGGCTGTGTTTGTTTTACTGCTTAGTTGTAGCCTAGTTAAGATGGTAGGTTGGTTAGGCTAAGCCTGGTTCTAGCAAACCAACGTGAGGTTGTTTGGTTGTCTGTACTGTCTAAGTCTGGTTAGCCTCACAGTGTGTTTGGTTGCCTGGTTTATTTTGATAGTCACATTTTCTCTGCATTGGTAAGTTTACCATATTTGAAGGATTTCGTCCTAATGATTTTGGATAAAATCTGTACAAAAATCGAAGCAAACACAAAAAATCCAATGTCACCGTATAGGATCCAAATGATTTTGGATAAAATCTGTACAAAAATCGAAGCAAACACAAAATCATCCAATGTCAGCATGCTCTTCCACGACATGGGTCTGCACCTAAGCAGGTCGAGCAGCAGGGCAAGCACGACGATCACGGCAGAGCTACCGAGTCGCTGTTCGAGTCTCCGTGACAGAGCACGGCCACCACGACGATCGCTGTTCGAGCACGGCAACGGAGCACGGCCACCACAACGAGCGCGACAGACGCTGTTCGAGCACGGCAGAGCACGGCCGCCGACATCTCAAGTCGCAGCCACCGCGCGAGCCCGCCGCCGAGCGCCGCGTCAGTTCGCCGAGCGCCAGCGGAGAAGGGAGTGGTGCGCGGGAAGGGCCGCCGGAGACGCGCGGGGAGTCACCCTCGGTGAGCACGACAGCACCTCGGCGAGCACGACACAGGCAGCAGCAAGGCGAGCAGGAGCTCCGCCACGCGTGACGACGCGCTGCTCTAGGCCCACGCGCCGCTCCACCCGCCGAaggcctcctcctccgccgccgggaGCTCCTCGAATCTGGCGCATGTGGTCCTCCGCGTGGTACGGCCTCCGCGCGGGAGGGTGGAGCAGCCTCACCATGGTGGAGCACCTCGACTCCGGCGAGGGTGCTCGCGTTCTTCTCCGGCGACGAGATTTGGCGCGCAGGGGAGGGTGGAGGAGGACGTCCACGCCGCGGCGACTCTCGACGAGGGTGGAGGTCCACGGCGCGAGAGGGTGGAGCAGCCTCACCATGGTGGAGCACCTCGACTCCAACGAGGCTGCTCACATTCTTCTCTGGCGACGAAGAAGCGCGGCGTTGCTCCTGACTGTGCTGCAACTGTACGGGTGCGCAGCTTATTCTCTCACATAACACTATTATCAGTCAAAAGTTCAGTTGTGGATCAGCCGAACACCGGGTTTTTCGTTCATGCTTTTCCATGCACACGACCCACAGCCATGGGCCGAGGGAGCCCCAACACACACCAGCTGTAGTAAAACACACACACTGACACACACACCAGCTGACCTGGTTTACATTACATGTGGTGGTGTCGTGGTGATCTCTTGCCAAATAAGGTGCCGTTTGTttctaaattctaaaaaaaaagggGCCATTTGGAAGGATGAAACGTTTCGAATTCTTGCCTGGAACCCAAGAATCAATGCCAAACAGCTAATTAGTGAAACGTTTTCAGGTAGAAACGGCTCCAAGCGATTTAGGTTTTCATGCCTACGAATGTGAATCGGTAAAAACGTGCTTTCGCAGTGATTCCGATCCTGCAGCCAAATGGTCTAGTGATTCTAATTCGCTGGCCCTGTTTGTTTCACTAaattttggcttatgctgatttgttatgagaggaaaacactgtttgcTCAtcgaaaagtactgctgaagtagttcaagcgaacaatGCCACTATCTGAAACATTTCTTTAGATAATCTGAATCTCAAACAATTCTACGAGAATTTAGATCCTACCGACCACGGGATCTAAATAAAGAGGCATACGGTACATGGAATCTGAAAAATGTAGTGGGCGAAAGCGTCCGGAGAATTAACAATAATAGACGTGATGATTGTGTTACCAACAATCTGTCCTGGTAACATCACAGCTCGCCGTGGACAACGATGGCAGCTATATTCCGATGGCCTCAGTGGGACTGGGGAGAAGGGAACAGAGTGACCAAGACAAAGACGAAGCGAAGAAGGCATGTGCTAAGCTAATCCTTGTGCCCTTGttgggccctctccctctcctgtgGGCGTTGCGCGAGGAATGAACCGGTGGGCAGCCTGTGGGCCCTCGCTGCTGCCATTGGTGTGGtgggccgtgcccgtgcccgtgcccttgCCCGTGCCCGTCCTCTAGCCGAGCCTGCCTTATAACGGCCTACTACCTATGCCTATGGCTATGGTATATGGTAGCATTTCCCTTGGCCTCCACTCCACCTCTCCTCTCGACTTCTCTCCTGCGCTGC is from Miscanthus floridulus cultivar M001 chromosome 7, ASM1932011v1, whole genome shotgun sequence and encodes:
- the LOC136467950 gene encoding probable voltage-gated potassium channel subunit beta produces the protein MQYKNLGRSGLRVSQLSYGAWVTFGNQLDVKEAKALLQACRDVGVNFFDNAEVYANGRAEEIMGQAIRDLGWRRSDVVISTKLFWGGQGPNDKGLSRKHIVEGLRGSLRRLDMDYVDVVYCHRPDASTPVEETVRAMNWVIDQGWAFYWGTSEWSAQQITEAWAVANRLDLVGPIVEQPEYNLFSRHKVESEFMPLYSTYGIGLTTWSPLASGVLTGKYSKGNVPADSRFALDNYKNLANRSLLDDTLRKVNGLKPIAAELGVSLAQLSIAWCASNPNVSSVITGATKESQIVENMKALDVIPLLTPEVLDRIEAVVQSKPKRTESYR